A DNA window from Microcystis aeruginosa NIES-843 contains the following coding sequences:
- a CDS encoding ribbon-helix-helix protein, CopG family: MNFNLDLEDELSQQLQALSRSTGKSQNALIREAIQLLITTKEQSQWSSTILNFQGVSDGIVFEAYRKELSPPREDEVI; the protein is encoded by the coding sequence ATGAACTTCAACCTTGATCTGGAAGATGAATTAAGTCAGCAACTACAGGCTTTATCTCGCTCTACAGGCAAATCCCAGAATGCTTTGATCCGAGAAGCAATACAGCTTTTAATTACCACAAAGGAACAGTCGCAATGGTCGTCAACTATCCTTAATTTTCAAGGGGTAAGTGATGGTATTGTTTTTGAAGCTTATAGAAAGGAACTTTCCCCACCTAGAGAAGATGAGGTGATTTAG
- a CDS encoding NUDIX hydrolase: MGRVWYFIKSVMGIIFRHPVTGVTMIPLLADGTIVLIRRRDTGKWALPGGMIDWGEDIFNTAQRELKEETGLNLVSLGRLVGVYSSFERDPRIHSISLLIEVTAAGNFQIKDTLEVSEVRAFSVETLPLGNLSHDNGRQLEDYLRGATVVA, from the coding sequence ATGGGTCGTGTTTGGTATTTTATTAAAAGTGTTATGGGAATTATCTTTCGTCATCCTGTAACTGGGGTGACAATGATTCCGCTGCTTGCTGATGGTACAATTGTTTTAATCCGACGCAGAGACACCGGCAAATGGGCCTTACCGGGGGGAATGATCGATTGGGGGGAAGATATTTTTAATACTGCTCAAAGGGAATTAAAAGAGGAAACAGGATTAAATTTAGTCAGTTTAGGGCGTTTAGTCGGGGTTTATTCCTCTTTTGAGCGTGATCCGCGCATTCACTCCATTTCATTGTTAATTGAAGTTACAGCTGCGGGTAATTTTCAGATCAAAGATACATTAGAAGTTAGTGAGGTGAGAGCTTTTAGCGTCGAAACTTTACCTCTAGGCAATCTCAGTCACGACAATGGTCGCCAACTAGAAGATTATCTCAGGGGTGCCACTGTAGTGGCTTGA
- a CDS encoding molecular chaperone DnaJ produces MTRSKKPKSPNSSDSPTSPSLALSSLHFRLQALEEEHQWLLKQIGRKRNELKKFLDQMRSLATEIFQRGQPLYQKLTDLDREIHALFDEILTARKLGQQTKKRILGIYETLQLTGVISPKFDDGDEELDELFGDEEPEGASEQSAQDFFSGGDSYGRHDDGTELSPESSPKSPESRQIRRTFLRMAEIFHPDKVTDPETRMRHNEIMKEVNRAYKEGDIARLLEIERQHQMGDSFAVEGSSESDLKRQCERVETNNELLKKQYENLKRELRSVRNTPEGEMVRASRACEKDGIDPIEQMLEEMKLQVQSTEKIYNFVRDFRDKKITVKEFLRGPVRMGRSPEEMEDILDQLLEQLRGISR; encoded by the coding sequence ATGACCAGATCTAAAAAGCCGAAATCACCGAACTCCTCTGATTCGCCTACCTCTCCTTCCTTGGCTCTGTCTTCCCTACATTTTCGTCTCCAAGCTTTAGAGGAGGAGCACCAGTGGCTCCTCAAGCAGATTGGCAGAAAACGCAACGAACTGAAGAAATTCCTCGACCAGATGCGTTCCTTAGCGACGGAGATTTTCCAGAGAGGGCAACCTCTCTATCAAAAACTTACCGACCTCGACCGCGAAATACACGCCCTTTTTGACGAAATCCTCACTGCTAGAAAATTGGGGCAGCAGACAAAAAAAAGGATTCTCGGAATTTACGAGACACTTCAGTTAACGGGGGTGATTAGCCCAAAATTTGACGATGGAGATGAAGAACTAGACGAACTTTTCGGAGACGAAGAACCAGAAGGAGCATCGGAGCAATCCGCGCAGGATTTCTTCTCTGGGGGAGACTCCTACGGCCGTCACGATGATGGAACAGAGCTATCACCTGAAAGCTCGCCTAAATCTCCTGAATCTAGACAAATACGCCGCACTTTCCTGAGAATGGCCGAGATTTTTCACCCCGACAAGGTTACAGACCCCGAAACTCGGATGCGTCACAACGAGATTATGAAGGAAGTCAACCGCGCCTATAAAGAGGGAGATATTGCCAGACTGCTGGAAATCGAACGACAGCATCAAATGGGGGACTCTTTCGCGGTTGAAGGCTCATCGGAAAGCGACCTCAAACGACAGTGCGAGAGGGTTGAAACCAATAACGAACTACTCAAAAAGCAATACGAGAACCTGAAAAGAGAACTGCGCTCGGTGCGAAATACCCCGGAAGGCGAGATGGTGAGGGCCAGTCGCGCTTGTGAGAAGGATGGCATCGACCCGATTGAGCAAATGCTAGAGGAGATGAAATTACAAGTTCAATCCACCGAAAAAATCTATAATTTTGTCCGTGACTTCCGCGATAAAAAGATAACGGTTAAAGAGTTTCTGCGCGGACCGGTCAGGATGGGCAGAAGCCCGGAAGAGATGGAAGACATTCTTGATCAACTTCTGGAGCAACTTCGCGGAATCAGCCGTTAA
- a CDS encoding HNH endonuclease, giving the protein MVIPKSLYHIVRQRARFRCEYCHYPELLSSAPLSIDHIQPQSLGGSDTLDNLALACRRCNERRYNFTTGIDPETEAEASLFNPRQQIWSEHFLWSADALKIIGKTPSGRATCHRLDLNDERREEPFIQNARRQWIAGQLHPPKDDPRQEISET; this is encoded by the coding sequence ATGGTCATTCCTAAATCGCTTTACCATATTGTTCGACAACGCGCTAGGTTCCGGTGTGAATACTGTCACTATCCCGAACTCCTCAGTTCCGCCCCTCTTTCGATCGACCATATTCAACCCCAATCCCTCGGTGGTAGCGATACGCTGGACAACCTCGCCCTAGCCTGTCGTCGTTGCAATGAAAGGCGTTATAACTTCACAACGGGGATTGACCCAGAAACCGAGGCAGAAGCTTCACTGTTCAACCCACGCCAGCAAATATGGTCAGAGCATTTTCTGTGGTCGGCGGATGCCTTGAAAATTATCGGCAAAACTCCATCAGGACGCGCCACCTGCCACCGCCTAGATTTGAATGATGAACGTCGTGAAGAACCCTTTATCCAGAATGCCCGACGGCAATGGATAGCCGGCCAACTCCATCCACCCAAGGATGACCCACGACAAGAAATTAGTGAGACTTAA
- a CDS encoding restriction endonuclease subunit S, with protein sequence MSEVVDFLDSKRKPITQKDRVPGPYPYYGANGQQDSVADYIFDEPLVLLAEDGGHFGDADKTIAYQVEGKCWVNNHAHVLRPKKDVDIRYICRHLERYDVTPFITGSTRGKLTKTAANNIPIALPPLEEQRRIAAILDKADGVRRKRKEAIRLTDELLKSTFLEMFGDPVTNPKGWEVRELGDCVKDIESGWSPKCDTRQAEPEEWGVLKLGAVTYGHFNPDENKAMLPDDVPRQELEIKTGDLLVTRKNTYELVGASAFVQMTRPKLMLPDLIFRLRLIDGIDPVYVWQTLSQKTMRLKLSGLAGGTAGSMPNISKARLRTLPFPVPPQLLQLKYREIFNQFWLKKEHQKESEEISENLFNSLLQRAFRGEL encoded by the coding sequence TTGTCAGAAGTCGTTGATTTCCTCGATAGTAAGAGAAAACCAATTACTCAAAAAGATCGAGTGCCTGGACCATATCCATATTATGGAGCTAATGGTCAGCAGGACTCCGTGGCCGATTATATCTTTGATGAGCCTCTTGTACTTTTAGCGGAAGACGGAGGGCATTTTGGGGATGCTGATAAGACTATTGCTTATCAAGTGGAGGGAAAATGTTGGGTTAACAATCACGCTCATGTTTTGCGACCCAAAAAAGATGTCGATATTAGATACATCTGCCGTCATTTAGAAAGATATGACGTTACCCCGTTTATTACTGGAAGTACACGAGGGAAGCTAACTAAGACTGCGGCTAATAATATTCCTATTGCTCTCCCACCCCTCGAAGAACAGCGAAGAATTGCGGCAATTTTAGATAAAGCGGATGGGGTGCGACGCAAGCGCAAAGAGGCAATTAGGTTGACTGATGAGTTGTTAAAATCGACTTTCCTAGAGATGTTCGGTGATCCCGTTACTAATCCGAAAGGGTGGGAGGTTAGAGAACTAGGTGATTGTGTCAAGGATATTGAATCGGGTTGGAGTCCTAAATGTGATACGCGACAAGCCGAACCTGAAGAATGGGGTGTTTTGAAATTGGGGGCAGTAACATACGGGCATTTTAATCCTGATGAAAACAAAGCTATGCTACCAGATGACGTTCCTCGACAGGAATTGGAGATCAAGACAGGTGATTTATTGGTTACTAGAAAGAACACTTATGAATTAGTTGGCGCTTCTGCTTTTGTACAGATGACTCGCCCCAAATTAATGCTACCAGACTTGATTTTTAGGCTTCGATTAATAGACGGAATAGATCCAGTGTATGTGTGGCAAACCCTCAGCCAAAAAACAATGCGTCTTAAGTTGAGTGGATTGGCTGGAGGTACAGCAGGTTCTATGCCAAATATTTCAAAAGCGAGACTTCGTACTTTACCATTTCCGGTTCCGCCACAACTGCTTCAGTTGAAGTATAGGGAAATTTTCAATCAATTTTGGCTCAAAAAAGAGCATCAGAAAGAGTCGGAAGAAATTTCCGAAAATCTCTTTAATTCCCTTTTACAAAGGGCATTTAGGGGGGAACTGTAG